AAGAGAAACAATCCGGCGTCCGGATCATCTCGAACATCCCCCTGCCTTACTTTGGGCACAGCTGCCAGTGCGGCATCGAAGACAGCCTGGGAAACGAGGCCTTCATCAAGGACGTTCCACATGGCGTCCCCGTCTAGATATTGGACCCACTCCACACCACTTTCTGCCCCCCTTCGTCGCTCAACCAGGCATTGAAAACACTCGAGTGCATGAAAGCCATACCTGTCAAGTTCGGAATAGCCAATTCCCACCGCAGCTTCGATTTCAGATCCCAGCGGTAGATTGAGTTCCGGTTTCCGATATGTCAGGGGAAGCGATGAGCCGGCCATGAAAGGCACCTTCATTTCCTGGGCACGATCATACATCCATTTTGCATCAGCCCAGACGGGCCCTGGATGTTTGTCATTAAAGACAGGTACAACGCGGTCATATTTCTGAAAGGTATCAGTAATTTCTTTGAAAAAACGACGACGAGGATAGAGATGCTGCCCTTTGGCATTAATAGGATATTCGCCATGTTCGCCGATGCTGATCACGCCATCAACGGGTATCCGGTCGGTTCCCACAGTGACCGCTTTTTCGATGGAATCAAAAATCGGCACGTTATATTTCGCGGCCATTTTTCGGGACAGATCCAGATCGGTAAACTGATCTACATACAATGAGGATAACTTTAAAGCCGGCCCTGCTCCGCCATCCTGCTTCCAGCCCTCCAGGATTTTCCCAACCAGCACATCTGCATGTGTTTTAGGTTCGTAGATTGATACGACCGCGGCAATCGATTTTGTTTCAACTGACTTTACAGGAGCCGCGTTCACACGCTGTGAAACAACCCCATACGCAGCAGCGACACTGGCGATCCAGTCTCTGCGAGTCATCATCCTGAGATTCTTCATCGTTTTAGTTAATCCCTTTTTAGATTCAGGTGATTGATCCCAAGAGCAGTATTGCTCTCAATTCAGACAAAAAACAGAGCCCTTTTACATAGGACTTTGATTCAAATTAGTCTTTCTTCTGAAACAGTGAATGTTCCGGATCTCCACCAGATCGCAGGAAAGCCAATAGATCGAGTGCTTCTTCCTTCGTGAGTGTATCAATGAGACCGGTAGGCATCATGGATGACTTGGAAGGCAGCATTTCTTCAATCGTATCCTGGTCGATCGATGTCAGCTTACTGGGATTGGCCATATCCGTGAGCACCATCAGATTTTTACCACTGAGATTAATCACGCGCCCATTCACGACGCGACCATCATCCAGGACAAACATGGTCGAAGCATACTGATCTGAGATCACCTTCGAGGGTTCAATAATTGATTCCAGGAGGTTTTGTGCATTGAAGCGTCCGCCTGCTCCGGTCAGATCGGGACCAATGGTCCCCCCTTCGCCAGCAAAGCGATGACATTTAAAACAGGTCGCAGCAGCAAACATCTTGCGTCCCTGTTCGAAATTGCGCTGAGTATGATCGCTGTTTTCTGCATTCAGTAATTCACCAACGGTCCACTTCTTAACAAAGGGTCGTGGTGGTCCTTCTGCAACGGGTTCCGCTTTTTCGAGATTGACTTCCAGAACCGGTTTCAACATTTCCTTTTCCGCTTCAGACAGATTATTAATTGCTTCCGCCCGAATATTGACCAGAAATTTATTGAACGACATCCCCCCTTTATGGGCGGTCGACTTGAGAAACCATTCAAAGTATTTCTTGCGCAGACTGTCATTCCAGCCTGTCGTCAGATTCATAAGTACCTTCGCATAATGAATCTGTTCCTCCTGCGTCAGCGCTCGATCCTGGAGTTCCAGAGTCCGTTCAATGACTTTGGGAGCATTCAGATAAACCAGCACTCGGCTTAATTCACGATTCATAAAAGAATTGGCAGCAGGATATGCTTTGTTGATCTGCGCGAGAAGATCCAGACGCTCTCTCTCCGTCGGCCCTCCCAGCCGGACAAATACCAGTTGATACAACCGTAGCAGATCCATTTTTTGTGTGTCCGTCAGTTTGTTCCAGTTCAGTTTTTTTAATACATTCACTAACGGTGTTTTGAATGCAGGACTGCCATTGCGTGCCAGCGCGATTCCGCCGGTGATTAACGTCGTTGGATCTTTTTCCAGCAGCACGCAGTTCTGCCATTGTTCGACAGGCTGGTGTTCAAGAGCAATGCGCGCCGCAAAACGAATGTGACGATCTTCGTGACCCAGGTAAGGCCAGACCGAATAGACAATCGTTTCATTCTTTTGAGCATGCAATTCTTCCAGATCTCGTCGTAATTCCCGCAGACCGGCGAGCGCATCCGGGTTCGGTTCCGCAGGAGCCGTCGATTCATCGCCTGTATAAGTGATGCGATACAAACCGGACTGCGTGCGTCGACCGCCAATCGTAAAGTAAAATGCACCATCCACAGGACTGACGACCAGATCCGTCACAGGCAGAGGTGTGGCGGAAGCGAATTTCTCATATGTCGCGACATAAGAAGCGCCCTGCGGCTTCAGATGGACAGCGTAAATAATCCCGTAACTCCAGTCCGAAATGAATAACGCTTCCTGATATTTTGCCGGAAATTTCGCACCGGTGCCAAAAATAATCCCTGTTGGAGAACCCTGACCGATATTCACAACAGCTGGAAGACTGTCGGGATAATAATCGGGCCATTTCCCCGTACCCGAACGCCAGCCGAATTCACTGCCGCTGGTAACATGATTCACGCGCGTGGGTCGATACCAGGGAGAGCCGACGTCCCATTCCATGTCGGCATCATAAGTAAACAGTTCCCCTTCCGGATTGAAAGCGATGTCATACTCATTCCGGAAGCCGGTGCTGACGATCTCAAATTCTTTGCCTTCCGGATCCGTACGACAGATCCAGCCCCCTGGTGCCAGTTTACCGGCAGCATGCCCACGGGCATCCCACAAGCGATGCAGCAACAGGTCCTCACTCCAGTTGCGGGGCACCAGTGATTTCTCAGGGTCCGGTAAATTGGTATGATTACCGGCAGCGATGTAGAGCGATTTTTTATCAGGCGAAAGAATGATGGCATGCGGCCCATGTTCGCCACCTCCCTTAATTTCTCGCAGGAATTTGACTTCGTCAAACTGATCGTCTCCAGTGGTATCTTTGAGACGATACAGGCCAGAAAGTCGTTCCTTACCACCATTCACTACGGCGTACAGACTGTCGAAGGCATACAGCAGCCCATGTGCCATGCCCATATCGACCTTCAGTTTTTCCACCTGGGTATCATTTGTTTTTGAACCAATTTTTGCCGGGGTGATGCGATACAGGTCGCCGTACTGATCGGAAGTAATGAGCCGTCCTTTGGGATCAATGGTCATACTGACCCACGATCCCTGTACTTCGGTTGGAACCGAATACAATAACTCCACCTTAAAATCTTTGAGCAATTTGATCTGGTCTGCGGGAGTGGCTGTTGCAGAACGCGGTGCTTCTGTATTACCCAGTGAGATTGATTCGATTTCAATCAAACCTGTCTGACTGGCCGGATCAATCCTGAGACCCGTCATTTCAGAATCGGCGTAAAAGACGAACGACAGTTCCTGCCAGTCTGGTTTTTTCTTCTTTAAATCAAATCGTTCAGAACGGGAATCGGCATAGCTGTTGTTTTTTTCCGTTTTCCAATAGACCTCCCCCTTCAGGGGAAAGTCAGCCCGCAGTTTTAATTTCACCTGTTTCCAGCCGGCTGCTGATTTCAATTCGCGACCGAAGTGTGGATCCTTTCCTGTACTGTCCACGTGTAGCAGATTGTCTTTGACCGAAAGTTTACAATCCGAGTAAGCGGTCCAGCCGTGTTCCGGATTCTGGAACGTCCATATCTGAGTTGACGGCGACTCGATAGTTTCAGCGGCCAGCAGTGTCTGAGAAACAAGTATTGTGCTGATGGTGATACACAGAGTTTGAAATGCTTGAATCATGTAGCTGCCCCCGATTCGTGATCAATTGGAAATAGAATTGCAGTTGGACGGAAATGTGGTATTGTCAACTGGATCGTAAAAGCCTGTCGGCATTTCTAGAGAACAGATCGACAAGACGGGAAGGTTTCAGATATCGGTTGTTAAAATGTAGTGTTCCCTTCATCATAACAGCTGGAATATGCATTGAAAACTCGTCTGGATTCATTTTTATTTATTGATTTCGCGCAGGTGAACTCGATATTTCTACG
The sequence above is a segment of the Gimesia algae genome. Coding sequences within it:
- a CDS encoding c-type cytochrome; the encoded protein is MIQAFQTLCITISTILVSQTLLAAETIESPSTQIWTFQNPEHGWTAYSDCKLSVKDNLLHVDSTGKDPHFGRELKSAAGWKQVKLKLRADFPLKGEVYWKTEKNNSYADSRSERFDLKKKKPDWQELSFVFYADSEMTGLRIDPASQTGLIEIESISLGNTEAPRSATATPADQIKLLKDFKVELLYSVPTEVQGSWVSMTIDPKGRLITSDQYGDLYRITPAKIGSKTNDTQVEKLKVDMGMAHGLLYAFDSLYAVVNGGKERLSGLYRLKDTTGDDQFDEVKFLREIKGGGEHGPHAIILSPDKKSLYIAAGNHTNLPDPEKSLVPRNWSEDLLLHRLWDARGHAAGKLAPGGWICRTDPEGKEFEIVSTGFRNEYDIAFNPEGELFTYDADMEWDVGSPWYRPTRVNHVTSGSEFGWRSGTGKWPDYYPDSLPAVVNIGQGSPTGIIFGTGAKFPAKYQEALFISDWSYGIIYAVHLKPQGASYVATYEKFASATPLPVTDLVVSPVDGAFYFTIGGRRTQSGLYRITYTGDESTAPAEPNPDALAGLRELRRDLEELHAQKNETIVYSVWPYLGHEDRHIRFAARIALEHQPVEQWQNCVLLEKDPTTLITGGIALARNGSPAFKTPLVNVLKKLNWNKLTDTQKMDLLRLYQLVFVRLGGPTERERLDLLAQINKAYPAANSFMNRELSRVLVYLNAPKVIERTLELQDRALTQEEQIHYAKVLMNLTTGWNDSLRKKYFEWFLKSTAHKGGMSFNKFLVNIRAEAINNLSEAEKEMLKPVLEVNLEKAEPVAEGPPRPFVKKWTVGELLNAENSDHTQRNFEQGRKMFAAATCFKCHRFAGEGGTIGPDLTGAGGRFNAQNLLESIIEPSKVISDQYASTMFVLDDGRVVNGRVINLSGKNLMVLTDMANPSKLTSIDQDTIEEMLPSKSSMMPTGLIDTLTKEEALDLLAFLRSGGDPEHSLFQKKD